The sequence CCGTATTATCTCTTATTGTTAGACCaactttcattttagttttttttcttaatcttaatATACTGTTTAACACCActctttcattttagtttttttttcttaatcttaatATGTTCCGTAGAAAGTTTAGGTAGTCTACTTGCTTctcattttctatataaaaaacattatgtaCATAGGCTATAGAACCATGTAAGTCCCATTTAGGAAGAGTGCAGtagtatttgttttgtattttttaaaagtatttttattgtgagaaaatataaattatttttttaatattttttgatgattttaatatgataatatcaataataataaaaatatattttaataaattttcacaaTAGTAAACATGCATTAAAGTAATATAGAAAAAGTCAACTAATATTATTTCCAATTTTAAATCAGATTTGGATTCATGATCTGTATTCTATTAATAGCATTAttaatgtattatatttttaggcTAAATTGTATGGATCCCAATTATTAGTTGGTCCATGTGCCatagtttttgagtttaaaatttcatatttaataacttaagctgttatGTGAgatattaatatatgatttatattattttttaatatattcttttaattgaaagccttttgggtttgaaacttgcacagacttACATTgccttgtgtttattttttatcaaataaataaggatagtgagattcaaaatcgtgaccacttggtcatcaaggctttgatatcatattaaagaactatgtcaacccaataacttaaagttttaaattattagataaaattttaagatataatttatattattttttaacaaaaataacgtGTTCTATTTAATCATGGATGGAACGgtggattaaatcaaattaaaaaatttatccagATATTAGTTACATAGATTTTTTAATTCAGAGACTACCGAACTATGACTAATAGTTCAAGAggatcttctattttttaattcagaAAATGACTCCTTCATTGACTAAAACATAAACatgcaaaaataaatgttttttttcccattagattttttttaaagtatcttaggtttttttttttcaactttttttttaaaatttcatctatgatttttttttaattttattctttaatatttttttaattttaaattgattatcgtaatatattttggtttattttcataatattatcataattgaaaaaaaataaacaaataaacattctTCGGAGTTGTTTACATAGTGTGTATATATAAGTTGACTGACATGGTTCTATACAACACTTGCTGAATCAATCCAATTCTTATcatttttgacataaaaatagcTGAAAAGTTTGCTTAACATAAAGGGTTAAGAGCTCTAATTATGTAAACATCTCCTCAATCAACTCACTTATAAGCAACTTCTCTACGTCATTCACAGTTTGCTCAGCTTCATCCACAGAAAATCCGTTCCTCCACCCCAAATCCCATGTTCCACTCACTACCGATCCACATCTTATATCGTTTTCCGGTATCCCATACAGACTATCAGCTGGAAGGTCGTAAGAGCCAAGCTTGCAATAACTAGCCAGAGTCTTGGCTCCATTGACAACCTCCTCCACCAACTTCTCTAAAGAAAGATCAGGTCTTGAATCTCCTGTACAAGTTTGTAGCAGCGGGTGCCTTGTTTGTGAATCTACACAGCTTCTACGTTCAATGTATTCATTAGCATAATCTAAAGAAAGTTCCATGTTGGCTATTCGATAATCGCAGACGCCAGATGGTGGAAAGGTCTGGGGGCTATTCATATTGAGATCGAAAAGCTCCTCTGCACGAGTGAGAAACAATGGACTGCTCAAAAGTAAAGCATTCAATTGGATTCCGTTTTTGGAACTTTCTCCATCTCCTCCTATGAGACCCATATCATTGCTGGCTTCTTCAGGAGATTTCGCAACTTCCTCATGTTCAGAGGTCACCAATGTATGATTGCAGGGAGAACTCTGGGTGTCACTGCAATGTTCTGAAGGGAGgcaaaaaaaagcaatttgacAGAACAATCAgccaaaataataaattatatatttacacAAAAATGTTTcgatttttgttcttgataCTAGAGGTAGGAATAGTATAACAAccttctgaatattttttttccagttattGTGAACACATTACACTATTACAGCCTTTTGATTTTAGTTCTTGGTTCCACTATCTTTTTGTTGAGAACAATAATTTTCTTGAGACCATTTCTAGGATGGTGAAGATAATTGATATAAGCTCCATCCTACCAGCGACAGCAGGTTCTTAGGAATGATACTTTTACCACATTACCATAAGGCTTGTTAAAACAACTTTTTACCTGCAGTTATCTTTTTCTTAAGATTGAAATCACTAATCTATTCCCACCTTACCCCCAACCAACCCGAGTTTTCAGTGACGATATCAGTGGATGTGGACAAAGAATCAGTCATTAATGTACATGTTTATGTTGAGCACAAGTTGAGATGAACATGAACAATGATCGTGTGCAAAACTCATGTACTTGTATCACAAGGATTTCCGTACTTGACAGGATCCTGAAATGGAGTTCACCAATTTACCttcattatgaaattttaagacATTTGCTTCCTCATCTGTAGATGGCTGGCCAGCAAGTGGGGTGTTGGTTACTTTGGAAACAGGATCAGCATCACATTTGTGGCCATTCTTCTTGTCTTCTTTGCATCCTAGTTCCTCATTCTGCATGAAAGGTATCATTATAACACAAAGCATTACTTGGTCATGTTGGAAGCTTATTATGTGTTCCAAACTTCAGATTTGAACTTTCTTTTTTCACACATGATCTGGACCCtatttttgtagtttaaaatataaatatctgaGCATGCATTTAGGCAAGTAAGACTGTAATGAGTGCAGAAATGAAAGATTGTTCAGTATCATGAAGATGAAATGTAAGAAGATATACAGTTGGTTTTTCTGCTGTAGGCTCAGCAACTATCTTCCGCTTCTGATCTTTAGGGCCGTGAACTGTGGTTTTTGTTGTGTGTTTCAAGATGGATTTTTGATTCGTACTGCTCTGTTGAGTAATTTGAGTCTTTGTAGTCATTGATCCATGTTCAGTTCTTGTCTTTGTTGAAATCACCTTGGCTTGTTCTTGAGATCTTGATACATTTTTAGGCTTCACAACCTCTGTCTCTATCCGTTTCCTGCTATCAGTATCCACCCTCTGAGTCTTATTTACCTTTTTCACATCTGTCTCTTTTTTCTGTTGTTGGTTAGTTAAAGGACAGCTAGCTTTCAACTTGGACGAACCCTTCAATTTTGTTCTAATTCTTTGCTCTTCTGCTCTTGGAACTACATCTTTGCGGTCCTCTACTCGTTCCTTGCTCAGCGTTTTTATTAGAGTCTCTTCGGGTTCCGGCTCTGCGTTCCCTTTGTTTTCACGAACAGCAACTTCTTCCTGGACAACTgttttgatttccttttcttctggcTTCACAACTACCTCTCTGCGATCCTTGGTTCCTTCCTCCTGGCCCAGCCTTTTGTTTGTAGGCTCATCAACGTCTGTTTTACGCAGCATTTTGCTAGTGCTATAGGTCACCTCTTTGTAGTCCGCTGATCTAGTATCAGGTTCGGGTCCTTTTTTTAACTTTACTTTTCGTGGCATCAATTCAGCTTTCATGGCTCCCATTTCCCAAACCATTGATGCAGGTATCTCTTTTGATTCGAAGCATGACACACCAGGTTTTATTAGTACAATAGGTGAAATATAATTACCAGACCTCCGGTTGGTATGCGTTTCTCTGGAGTGATGGGACCAGGACTTGAGCTCTTTGACTGAGTGGCATTTCAAGAGTCCTTTAAATTGCATGGTTTCAAGAATATCCTTCAGTGCTCTTGGCTCTGGACGTACCTTATGCATTAAGGGTTGAGGCTTCCTTACCTTTGGCATTTCAATATCAAAGACTGGCCTTGGCCTCCTCCGGCTTAAATCGGTCTCAACATCCAACTGTTTCTGTGGAtgtttttgcaatgtttttgaTGGCATGTCTTCCAGACCCATTAGCTTGGCAATCAGATTTGGACTGTTTTCCTTCCTTGGAGGAGCTGCTGTAGATATGGAGCGAGTAGAATGGCTACTGCTAGACTGAGCCACTGACGACTGGCTTGAGCTCGTGGAGGGGACATCTGGATCTGAGtccctctttctcctttctttggaCGTCTTCTCTCGGGTGGTTCTGTTTGGGCGCAAATTATGCCTGCCAAGGCTATCTGTGATTGCTTTCTTAAGCTCATCAATGTAATCATTGGAAGAACCATCAGCAGAAAGCAGTGGCTTTTGAAATCCTGTCTGGCAATGGAGATCACCAGATTGATGTGAATTCATCATTTCAGCCCCGACTTCAttaatttttcctctttttagCTTCTCTCTCTGCCTTTTCAGCTGGGCCATATAATGCGAGGCTTCTTGCAGCTTGCCAAGCATGAGGAGAGACTCCTGCATATCTAGAGCCCCTTTCAACAGATCTTTTGCAATATCTTTAGACTGGCCATCAGAGCTCAACCCCTTGGACCACGAGTTGATCGTCTGGTTCAGCTTCTGAGCTCCTCTTGAGACCTCCAGGAGTTGAAATGAAGATGGAGTGCGATACTCTTCCACAATCCCTTTAGAGACCAGCTCCTTCTTTTCAGCCATGACTGTCAAATCTGTTTTAGAGTTCTTCTGTGTTTTATGGCTTATGATCTTATGCTCCATTTTGTGGGAACCACTCTTGTATTTTCTAATTGTCCCGCATTCTACAACTCCTTTGGGATCATCACATGTGACAAATGATCTGTACATATTCTAACACGGAGTTTTGATTTGACAAAGTCAGATTCTATTGGTAATCGAACAACCAAATATGACAAGTttagttgggaaaaaaaaaaaaaaaaacttgacagAATACTCACATAGTTTTGGATATTCTCTCCAAACTTTTCAAAGATTGTCTGCAATCAGAATCTGTTTTGTGTCGGCTCAAACACAAACAGAATAAACAATCAGCTGCCGCCGTAATAAACAACTAGCATGtccattagaaaagaaaaagatcatTCACCTTTTGAAATTTTCAGGCATAAACTACAGGTCAACTCCAAGAGATCAAGTACTGATAGTTTCTAAGCAACTTCTCAACGAAAATGACCTTCGCTGATTGATCATGAAATGAGAGGTCAGGTTCATGGGCTTAAACATTAAAATTGGTTTTGGTTTAAAACACATAGTAACATTTTTATGTTGCAGGCATTATGAGCATCAATGATAAACAAACACATGGAACctataatataagaaaaacaaatttaacaagCGAGTACCTAAATTCTTGGTCCGTTCTTTCTGTTCTTTCTCAGCATTCCTCAACCCAGTTATCTCTTCCTCATCCTCACGCATAAACCATGTAGAAACtaccaaacaaaagaaaatacacGAACCCAGATGAGAGAAAAGCATGCAAAACAATCTCCT is a genomic window of Populus alba chromosome 18, ASM523922v2, whole genome shotgun sequence containing:
- the LOC118051657 gene encoding uncharacterized protein; translation: MYRSFVTCDDPKGVVECGTIRKYKSGSHKMEHKIISHKTQKNSKTDLTVMAEKKELVSKGIVEEYRTPSSFQLLEVSRGAQKLNQTINSWSKGLSSDGQSKDIAKDLLKGALDMQESLLMLGKLQEASHYMAQLKRQREKLKRGKINEVGAEMMNSHQSGDLHCQTGFQKPLLSADGSSNDYIDELKKAITDSLGRHNLRPNRTTREKTSKERRKRDSDPDVPSTSSSQSSVAQSSSSHSTRSISTAAPPRKENSPNLIAKLMGLEDMPSKTLQKHPQKQLDVETDLSRRRPRPVFDIEMPKVRKPQPLMHKVRPEPRALKDILETMQFKGLLKCHSVKELKSWSHHSRETHTNRRSGNYISPIVLIKPGVSCFESKEIPASMVWEMGAMKAELMPRKVKLKKGPEPDTRSADYKEVTYSTSKMLRKTDVDEPTNKRLGQEEGTKDRREVVVKPEEKEIKTVVQEEVAVRENKGNAEPEPEETLIKTLSKERVEDRKDVVPRAEEQRIRTKLKGSSKLKASCPLTNQQQKKETDVKKVNKTQRVDTDSRKRIETEVVKPKNVSRSQEQAKVISTKTRTEHGSMTTKTQITQQSSTNQKSILKHTTKTTVHGPKDQKRKIVAEPTAEKPTNEELGCKEDKKNGHKCDADPVSKVTNTPLAGQPSTDEEANVLKFHNEEHCSDTQSSPCNHTLVTSEHEEVAKSPEEASNDMGLIGGDGESSKNGIQLNALLLSSPLFLTRAEELFDLNMNSPQTFPPSGVCDYRIANMELSLDYANEYIERRSCVDSQTRHPLLQTCTGDSRPDLSLEKLVEEVVNGAKTLASYCKLGSYDLPADSLYGIPENDIRCGSVVSGTWDLGWRNGFSVDEAEQTVNDVEKLLISELIEEMFT